A single Streptomyces sp. 2114.4 DNA region contains:
- the pabB gene encoding aminodeoxychorismate synthase component I encodes MRTLLIDNYDSYTYNLFQLLAVVNGEEPTVVRNDAPRSGTPAWDTFDNVVISPGPGHPGRERDFGIAARVLAEATVPVLGVCLGHQGIALGSRAEVVPAPAPKHGHLTTVRHDGRDLFRGLPQLFTAVRYHSLCVQEPLPDELEGMGWSEDGVLMALRHRHRPLWGVQFHPESIASEFGPELIANFRDLTLEHRPRPVPVTSRPRPAPADVEVPHNTEYRLHVSLFESTVDTESAFSHLFADSSRAFWLDSAQTDPGRGRFSFLGDGSGPLAEFVRYDSGEDVVHVERQGQLPRRVPGDVFDYLQDQLRQRRTDRAGLPFDFACGYVGYFGYELKGGLGSPNRHRARTPDAGWLFADRLVVVDHHDCLTYLLCLAENSVEGELSANHWLDDTLTSLRELPPAEPVRLVTTEITDEALVEPWLMRDRQQYLDDIARCKDALVAGESYEICLTTAAELPAVDDAFDFYRRLRRYNPAPYASFLRLDDVEIASSSPERFLKLDRQRILESKPIKGTAPRHAVPAKDAELKRELASSAKTRAENLMIVDLLRNDIGQVCEVGSVHVPKLMAVESYPTVHQLVSTVRGKLRPGADAVDCVRACFPGGSMTGAPKLRTMEIIDGLETQARGVYSGTLGYLSCNGTADLNIVIRTVVFADGMMHLGAGGAIVLDSDPEEEYAEVLLKAAAPLRALFSAAEQPVELPDAGPTRTAQW; translated from the coding sequence ATGAGGACTCTGCTGATCGACAATTACGACTCCTATACGTACAACCTGTTCCAGCTGCTTGCCGTCGTCAACGGCGAGGAGCCGACGGTGGTGCGCAACGACGCCCCCCGAAGCGGCACACCGGCCTGGGACACGTTCGACAACGTGGTCATCTCCCCGGGGCCCGGACACCCCGGCAGGGAACGGGATTTCGGCATCGCCGCGCGCGTGCTGGCCGAGGCGACCGTGCCGGTGCTGGGCGTGTGCCTCGGACACCAGGGGATCGCACTCGGCTCGCGGGCCGAGGTGGTACCCGCGCCGGCCCCCAAGCACGGTCATCTGACCACCGTCCGTCATGACGGGCGGGATCTCTTCCGTGGGCTGCCGCAGCTTTTCACCGCGGTGCGGTACCACTCACTGTGCGTGCAGGAACCGCTGCCTGACGAACTCGAAGGCATGGGCTGGTCCGAGGACGGCGTACTGATGGCGCTCCGCCACCGGCACCGGCCGCTGTGGGGGGTCCAGTTCCACCCCGAGTCGATAGCCAGCGAATTCGGACCGGAACTCATCGCCAACTTCCGGGACCTCACGCTCGAACACCGGCCGCGTCCGGTGCCGGTCACCAGCCGGCCACGCCCGGCCCCGGCGGACGTCGAGGTGCCGCACAACACGGAGTACCGACTGCACGTCAGCCTCTTCGAGTCCACCGTGGACACCGAGTCGGCCTTCTCCCATCTGTTCGCCGACTCCTCGCGGGCCTTCTGGCTGGACAGTGCCCAAACCGACCCCGGGCGGGGCCGTTTCTCCTTTCTCGGCGACGGCAGCGGCCCGCTGGCCGAGTTCGTGCGTTATGACAGCGGCGAGGACGTGGTGCACGTCGAACGGCAGGGCCAACTCCCCCGCCGCGTACCCGGCGACGTGTTCGACTACCTTCAGGACCAGCTCCGACAACGCCGGACCGACCGGGCCGGGCTGCCGTTCGACTTCGCCTGCGGCTACGTGGGCTACTTCGGTTACGAACTCAAGGGCGGCCTTGGTTCGCCCAACCGTCACCGGGCCCGGACACCGGACGCCGGCTGGCTGTTCGCCGACCGGCTCGTTGTCGTGGACCACCACGACTGTCTGACCTACCTGCTGTGCCTCGCCGAGAACAGCGTGGAGGGCGAGTTGTCCGCCAACCACTGGCTCGACGACACCCTCACCTCCCTGCGCGAACTTCCGCCCGCCGAACCGGTGCGGTTGGTGACCACGGAGATCACGGACGAGGCGCTGGTCGAGCCGTGGCTGATGCGGGACCGGCAGCAGTACCTGGACGACATCGCACGGTGCAAGGACGCACTCGTGGCGGGAGAGAGCTACGAAATCTGCCTGACCACCGCCGCCGAGCTCCCTGCCGTCGATGACGCCTTCGACTTCTACCGGCGGCTGCGCAGGTACAACCCGGCGCCGTATGCCTCCTTCCTGCGGCTGGACGACGTGGAGATCGCGAGTTCGTCACCCGAGCGGTTCCTGAAGCTGGACCGGCAGCGCATCCTCGAGTCCAAGCCGATCAAGGGGACGGCCCCGCGCCATGCCGTGCCCGCGAAGGACGCCGAACTCAAACGCGAACTGGCCAGCAGTGCCAAGACACGAGCCGAGAACCTCATGATCGTCGACCTGCTGCGCAATGACATCGGGCAGGTCTGCGAGGTGGGCAGTGTCCACGTGCCCAAGCTCATGGCGGTCGAGAGCTATCCGACGGTCCACCAGCTCGTCTCGACGGTCCGGGGCAAGCTCCGGCCGGGAGCTGACGCGGTGGACTGTGTACGCGCCTGCTTCCCCGGCGGTTCCATGACCGGGGCTCCGAAGCTGCGGACCATGGAGATCATCGACGGGCTGGAGACACAGGCCCGCGGTGTCTACTCCGGGACGCTGGGCTACCTGTCCTGCAACGGCACGGCAGATCTGAACATCGTCATCCGCACGGTGGTCTTCGCCGACGGAATGATGCACCTCGGCGCCG